In the genome of Mesorhizobium sp. NBSH29, the window TTTCAATGGCAGCAACGATTTCAAGCGGTTCGGCCATGCGGCCTTCACCGGTCTCATTGCTTTCGGCCATCTCGCCTTTGCGCGGGCCCACAAAGTGCACGCCATCCGCACGCAGGGTCGCCACATTGCGCAATGTGGCTTTGTGCGCCCACATTCTGGGGTTCATGGCAGGCGCTACCAAAACCGGCTTGTCGGTGGCCAAGAGCACAGTAGAGGCCAGATCATTGGCCAGGCCATTGGCAAGCTTGGCCATCAAATCCGCCGTCGCCGGTGCCACGACGATAAGGTCAGCCTCCCGCGACAGGCGGATATGGCCGACATCATGTTCATCCTGGCGCTCAAAGAGGTCCGTAAAGACGTGGTCGGCAGACAAAGCGCCGACAGATAATGGCGTGACGAATTGTTGCGCCGCATGCGTCATAACACAGCGCACGGATGCACCGCGCTCGCGCAGCCGTCGAATGAGATCGAGACATTTATACGCGGCGATCCCGCCGCCTATGATCAGAAGTATGTTCTTGTCTGAGAGTGTCATGCTCTCTCCGCCTTCAAGCCACGCTGTTTTCAGGGAACAGCTTTAGCCCATATGAATAGATTTGCTGAAGCTGAAAATGGTCACGATTGCTAGCTCATCTGCACTGCGATCCACAACAGCGTCAGTGCGATGACCCAAAGCGCGATGCGCCCGGATCGGGTGTGGCGGGCTTCGGCTTTGCCGATGGCGTTGGCGGTGTCGTCGTCGAAGCGCATTCCGTTTTCGGCCATAGCATCAACGGCGCGGGACAGACGCTCGGTGCGGGCGGCGAATTCGGGGAGTTGGCGGGCGAGGCTGAGCAACGCGCGGCCACCCTCATGGGCGTCGGCGAGAATGCCACGCGGGCCGAGATTTCCTGCAATCCAGTCGCCGACCACTGGTTCGGCTGTTTTCCACATATTGAACGCGGGATCGAGCGTGCGGGCTACGCCCTCCACCACCACCATGGTTTTTTGCAAGAGGACAAGCTCGGGGCGCGCGTCCATGTCGAAAAGCTCGGTCACTTCGAACAGGAGGGTCAGCAGCCGGGCCATCGAAATGGTTTCGGCGGGCTGGCCGTGGATAGGCTCGCCAATGGCACGAATGGCTTGCGCAAATGCTGCCACGCTGTGGTGGCGTGGAACATAGCCCGCTTCGAAATGTACCTCGGCCACACGCAGATAGTCGCGGGTGATAAAGCCGTAGAGGATTTCGGCGAGGAACCTCTGTTCCTTCTTGCCGAGCCGCCCCGAAATTCCAAGGTCGACAGCGACAATGGTGCCGTCCGGATCGACGAACAGATTTCCCGGATGCATGTCGGCATGGAAGAAACCATCGCGTAGCGTGTGTCGTAAGAAGGATTGCACCAGATTGGCTGCAATCGCTTTCAAATCATGGCCGGCCTCTGCAATGGCCGAAACGTTCGACATTTTGATGCCGTCGATCCACTCCATGGTGAGGACATCGCCGCCAGTGCGTTCCCAGTCGACACACGGCACGCGGAAACCTGGGTCCTCGCGCGTGTTCTCGCCCAGCATCGAAAGAGCTGCAGCTTCCAGCCGCAGATCCATTTCGATACGGGTCGTCTGGGCAAGCGTTTCGGTCACCTGCACCGGTCGCAGACGACGGGTGGAAGGCAAAAACCGCTCCTGTAGCCGTGCGGCCAGGAAGTAGCTCTCCAGATCCTGGTGGAAACGTCGCCGCACACCAGGTCGTATAACCTTGACTGCGACTTTGGTCGCCACGCCATCGCGCAGCACCTCGGCTGGGTGAACCTGCGCGATCGAGGCGGCTGCCACCGGCTCCCCGAAGCTCTTGTAGAGGTCGCCTAAGGCGCGACCCAGCGAGGCCTCCACCAGCGCTTCTGCCTGTGACTTCGGAAACGTCTCCATCCGGTCCTGCAGCAAGGCCAGATCGAGCGCAATATCGTTGCCCACTACATCGGGACGGGTCGCCAGAAACTGGCCAAGCTTTACATAGGAAGGGCCGAGCCTTGCCACAGCATTGGCCAACCGTTCCGAACGCTCCTGATTCAGCGCGCGGCGCCGTGCCAGCAACCGCGCCAGCCTCCAGCCGAAACGGGGCAAACCACTAAGCTGGTCGCCGGGCAGGGCTGCTACCACGCCCTCTCGAACCAGCACCCAACCAGCGCGGGCAAGTCGGAATGCAGCACCGACCGAACTCATGGGCGTAAAACCTTCAAAGCTTCCAGCCTGAATGGGCCGTGGCGATGCCGCCTGAATAATTACGGAAAGATACCCGCTCGAAGCCGGACCGGCCGATCATCGCGGCAAAATTTTCCTGGTTAGGAAATTTGGCAATGGATTCGACCAGATAGGCATAGGGTTCCGCATCGCCCGTCACCAGCTTTCCTATCTGCGGGATGGCATTGAACGACCAGGCTTCATAAACACGGTCCAGAAGCGGCATGTCCACGGCAGAGAACTCGAGACACAGGAACCGCCCACCGGGCTTGAGCACCCGAAATGCCTCCGCCAGAGCTACTTCGATGCGGGGCACGTTGCGAATGCCAAAAGCGATAGTGTAGGCGTCGAACGTCTCGCCGGCGAACGGCAGTTCCTCGGCATTCGCCTCAACGAATTCCGTATATTCCAGAAGCCCAGCCTTCTCTGCTCGGTCGCGCCCGACAGCGAGCATCGACCCATTTATGTCGAGAACGGTTGCATGTGCGTTGCGCTGCGACGCCTCGACGATGCGGAATGCAATGTCACCTGTGCCACCAGCAACGTCTAGCACATGCCAGCCTTCCCGTTTTGACGGGTTCAGCCAGGTCACCATGGCGTCTTTCCACAAACGGTGCAGCCCTCCTGACATCAGATCGTTCATCAGGTCGTAGCGGTTAGCAACGCGGTGGAAAACCTCGTTGACCAGCGGCTGCTTGCCGCCTGGCTCGACGGTCCTGAATCCGAAAGACGTTTCCATTCCGCCCGCTGCGGTGGTGCGCTGATCTTGCATGGCTTCCTGCTTAATTTCGGCCGGACCATAGCCGATCACCAACGCGGGCGCTATTGTTTAAGGCGCGGTGAACAGCCGCGCCGCAGTGGACAGAACAAGGAGACGAAATGGTCCTGAAGGCAGAACTTCATTGCCATATAGAAGGTGCGGCAGCGCCCGACCTTGTTTTGAAGCAGGCGTCTAAATACGGCGTCGACATGTCAGGGGTCATTCGCGATGGCGCCTTCGTGTGGAGAGACTTTACCGAATTCCTTGCTGCCTATGACGCTGCTGCTAGCCTCTTTCGCACTGAGGAGGATTATGCGCGGCTGGCCGATCACTACCTGACCAGCCTAGCCCGCGAGGGGTGCATCTATGCAGAATTCTTCACTTCGCCTGACCATGCAGAGAAATCCGGCATATCGCCCTTCGCTTACACACAGGCGCTAGGAGAGGGTATGCTGCGCGCTAGGGCGAAAACCGGCATCGAAAGCCGAATGATCGTCACCGGCGTGCGCCATGTCGGCGTGGCCTCAATTGAGGCAGCCGCGCGCTTCGCCGCACGCTGTGGCCATCCACTGGTCACTGGTTTCGGGGTTGCCGGCGATGAACGGCAGGGTCACATGGAAGATTATGTTCGCGCCTTCGAGATTGCACGCGAGGCAGGGCTTGGCATCACTGTCCACGCTGGCGAATTCGGTGGCTGGGAGAGTGTGGAGGCGGCGTTAGATCATATTCGTCCGGCCCGCATTGGCCACGGCGTGCGCGCGATCGAAAATGCCGACACGGTCCGGCGCATCGCAGATGAGGGCGTGGTGCTGGAATGCTGCCCCGGTTCAAACATTGCACTCGGTGTATTTCCAGACTTCGCCAGCCATCCCTTCAACGCACTGCGTGAAGCCGGCTGCAAGGTGACCCTTAACTCCGATGACCCGCCCTATTTCTGGACCTCGCTGGAGCGTGAATATTTGATCGGCAAAGAGAATTTCGGCCTCGACGCCAGTGCCTTGACAAAGATCACCCGCACCGCCTTGGAGGCAGCGTTTGTCGACCGCAAGACCAAGGCTGCGCTCCTCGCGAAACTTGGCAAGACCCGCTGAGTTCGCCAAAGCTCTGGTCAAACCATTCTCCACTCACTATTCACCATTCCCAGGGATCAATTGCCGGAGCGAGAACCATGCAGGGCGTCACCGTCGTCGACCATCCGCTTGTCCAGCACAAGCTCACCATCATGCGCGACAAGGAGACCTCAACTGCCGGCTTCCGCCGTCTGCTACGCGAGATCTCGTTGTTGCTTGGCTATGAGGTGACGCGAAATCTGGAGCTGACCACCAAAACCATCGAGACGCCGATGGAAAGGATGGAAGCGCCAACGCTGGAAGGTAAGAAGCTGGTTTTCGCATCGGTGCTGCGAGCCGGCAACGGCCTTCTGGAAGGGCTGCTCGATCTAGTGCCTGCCGCCCGCGTGGCCCATGTCGGGCTCTACCGCGACCACGACACCCTGCAGGCAGTGGAATATTTCTTCAAAGCGCCAGGCGATCTCGGCGACCGTCTCGTCATCGTAGTCGACCCAATGTTGGCCACCGCCAATTCGGCTATCGCCGCCATCGATTTGCTCAAGCAGCGTGGTGCCACCAATTTGCGTTTCCTCTGCCTTCTCGCTGCACCCGAGGGACTCGAACGCTTTATTGCTGCCCACCCGGACGTGCCCGTGTTCACCGCGGCAATAGACCGTCGGCTCAATGAAAAAGGTTATATCGTTCCGGGACTGGGCGATGCGGGAGACCGCATGTACGGGACCAAATAAGGGCTGGAGCCACGTCGGCACCCACGCTACTCCGCCCCCGAACAAAAACACGTTTAAGTTGAACTATCGCGTTAAACGCATGGTCATGCCTCCCAAGTAAGGTCAAGCTCTGTCAGAAGGGCTTTGCCATGTTGCGAGACATTGTACCTTTGTTGTTCCTTGTCGCCGCCTCAGTGGCCGTGCCCGCTGTTTACCAGTCGAGCCCGTTTGCCATTCAGCAGTTTCTGGAAGGGCCGGACCCAGATTTTTCATCGCCGGGCGCTGCACCTGCGCATATGGCTGCGATGACATCGGCAGTGCCCCGCGCGCCAGTATCTCCGCTGGGCCGCAAAGCGCTGGTTGCCGCCGACCCGAGAGACCATTTCGTCTCGGAGTTCCGCATGAACGGCCGCCGTGTTGAAGCGATGATCGACACCGGCGCCACCACGGTCGCCATTAACCGCTCCACGGCACGCAATCTCGGCATCAGCCTCACCCCCGATGACTTCAGATATGAGATCCGCACTGCCAATGGCGTTACGCGCGCCGCCAGCGTCTTGATCGAGAGTATCGCTATAGGCCGAATTCTTATTGAAGATGTTCAGGCTGCAGTGCTGGAAGACGATGCGCTCGGCAACACTCTTATCGGCATGACATTCCTGAGCCGTCTGCAAAAATTTCAAATCGAAAATAACACGCTTCTCCTCGAGGAATGAGCGGACCCAGTTTTAGAACCGGCTGCCGACACGGCGCAAGACAGATTTCTGCGCTGGCGGACGCGATGGCCCGATTGCGTAAGCGGCGATAACCGACCCTGCCGCTCGCTCGGCCTCATCATCTGAGCGAGCGTGAATGATAGCCAGCGCATCGCCCCGTTTCACCTCGCTGCCGACAGGCACCAGATCGGTCATTCCGACTGCATGATCGACAGAATCAAAGGGTTGCCTGCGTCCACCGCCGAGTTCCACCACAGCAAGTCCGATCTCGCGCGTTTCGACACCCGTGACAAAGCCCGCCTGCTCGGCAGTCACAGTTTTCTGGACTGGCGCACGAGGAAGATAGACTGTGCAGCGCTCGATGAAGTCGGACGGCCCGCCCAACGCTGCCACCATGCGGCCAAACGCTTCCGCTGCCTTACCCTCGTCCAGCGCTCTGGTTGCCTGCACCAGTCCTTCCTTGTGCGAACCGGCCAACCCTGACGATTGCAGCATTTCGGCCGCGAGTGCCATCGCAACCTCGGAAAGACGTCGGTCGCGCTTTTGGCCGGTCAGAAATTCGACGGCATTGGCCACTTCCACGGCGTTGCCAGCGGCAGATGCCAGCGGCTCGTTCATGCCGGTCACCAGAGCAGTCGCATTGAGCCCGGCACCGTTGGCAACCTCGACAAGGCTCGTCGCAAGTTCGGTCGCGTCGCGGCTGCGGCTCATAAAGGCGCCGTTTCCGAGCTTCACGTCGAGGACCAGGGACTGAAGGCCTGCAGCGAGCTTTTTCGAAAGAATGGACGCTGTAATCAGCGCCACAGATTCCACGGTGCTGGTGACATCACGGATTGCATAAAACTGCCTGTCGGCGGGCGCGAGATCAGCGCTTTGACCCACAATGGCGCAGCCTGCATCCAGAACCGCGCTGCGAAAGGCAGCGATATCCACATCAGTGCGATAGCCGGAAATCGCGTCCATCTTGTCCAGCGTCCCGCCGGTATGGCCAAGGCCCCGGCCAGATATCATCGGCACGAAAGCGCCGCAGGCGGCAATGATCGGCGCCAAAACCAGCGAGACATTGTCGCCTATCCCGCCGGTCGAATGTTTGTCGGTTACAGGGCCGGGCAGGTCCGACCAGTCGAGCACCTTGCCGGAATCACGCATCGCCAACGTCAGCGCCACCGTCTCAGCCCGACTCATCCCGTTCAGGCACACCGCCATTGCCAGCGCCGCAATCTGGCCTTCGCCCACCTTTCCCGAGGTAATACCGGCTACGAACGCGGCGATTTCCTCTGCTGGAAGTGCCAGCCGGTCGCGCTTGAGGCGGATGAGTTCCTGCGCCAGCATCTTGTCTATCCGGCGCGCGGTTGACTGTGTGGAAAAGTCTTAGCCATGGACCGCACCATCCTGGAAAAAAGCTCGCAGGATGGTTGTCAGCTGCCTGCCTCCAAGTGGGGCCATGTCCTTGGTTTCGTCATGCGACAGTTCTCCCCCTGTCATGCCGGCTGCCAGGTTGGTGATTACCGAACAGGCGGCAACCCGCAGCCCGTAAAATCGGCCCAGAATGACTTCGGGCACTGTTGACATGCCAACAGCATTGGCACCCAGAACCCGCGCCATGCGAATTTCCGCCGGCGTCTCGAAGGAAGGCCCGGAAAACCAGATGTAGACACCCTTATGGAGCGTCGTCCCGCTGTCCGTGGCTGCTTTTTCGATAGCGACGCGAAGCCTGGCATCGTAGGCCTCGGTCATGCCCACGAAACGGCGGTCCGTGGGTTCTCCGAAAAGCGGGTTCGATCCAGAAAAATTGATGTGGTCAGTGATCAACATCACGGAACCCGCTGGCATATCCGGGTCCAACGACCCGGCCGAATTGGTCACTATCAGCTTTGAGATGCCGATCCCGGCAAGCGTCTCAATCACCGGGCGCATCACGGCGGCATCGCCATGTTCGTAGTAATGCGCCCGCCCGGCCAAAAACAGAACCGGAACTCCGGCAAAACGACCGGCCACCACGGCCCCCGCATGACCGGTCACCCCGCTCAATGGAAACCCCGGCAAATCGGAGTAGGGGATGCGAATGGCATCTTCCATTTCATCGACCAGTCCGCCAAGTCCAGACCCAAGAACCACTGCCACCGTCGGCGCAAGCCCGTTCAGTCGCTCGACCAGAAGATCGACGGTTTCCTTCATTTCAAAACCTCAGCGCGAAATCCACGTGGCAGCAGAGCGCCGAGTGTCATCGTTTCTGTTATACCGTACTGGTCGCACAGATGAACCCTGGCGTCGGGTGTAGCAAATTCTGCCAAGCGTTGTCGGCAGCCACCGCAGGGCGTGATGTGCTGCATTCTCTGGGCCACCACCAGAATATCGGTGATCTTGCCGCCGCCATCCATGAGCAGGTGGCCGAGCGCTGTTGTCTCGGCGCACCAACCTTCCGGATAGGAGGCGACCTCGACGTTGGCACCAGCAAAAATGCGTCCGTCATCCGTCAAGATAGCAGCACCGACCGGAAATTTGGAATACGGCGCATAGGCCTTGGCCATCGCGGCCCGGGCAATTGCAAAAAGGTCAGGGGACATGGCGTGCGGCAAAAATCGCTACCGCTCCTTTACATAGGGTACACCGCCGGCACGAGGCGGGATCGCCTTGCCGATAAAGCCGGCGAGCAGGATAACGGTGAGGATGAAGGGCAATGCGTTGATCAGTTGTACGGGAACCTTGCCGATGCCTGGCCACGGCATGCCTTGGAAGCGGATCGAGGCAGCATCGAGAAATCCAAACAAAAGGCACGCAAACATCGCCGGCACCGGCTTCCACTTAGCAAATATCAGCGCCGCAAGCGCAATATAGCCCTTGCCCGCCGTCATATCCTTCACGAAGCCGGCGTTTTGGGCGACCGACAGGTAGGCGCCCGCAAGGCCGGTTAGTACACCGGTACAGATCACCGCGCGATAGCGCAGCCAGGGAACGGAAATGCCGGCGGTATCAACCGCAGCAGGGTTTTCGCCAACGGCACGCAGCCTAAGCCCAAAGCGCGTGCGAAACAGCACCCACCAGGTAAATGGCACCGCGAGAAATGCCACATAAACGAGCAGCGAGTGGCCGGACAGCAGTTCGGTATAAATTGTGCCAATTACGGGCACTTCGCGAACTGCTTCGGCGCCCGGCAGCTCAATGGGGTTAAAGCGCCCATCGCCGGAAAGCGCTGGCGTGCGGCCTCCTTGACGAAACCACGCCTGGCCTAGAATTATGGTTGAGCCGGCAGCAATGAAGTTGATCGCAACACCTGAAACAATCTGGTTGCCGCGATGCGTGATCGAGGCAAAGCCATGTACCAGAGCCAGGCAGATCGAGATTGCCATCGCGGCACACAGTCCGACCCAGGCGGAACCCGTCACTGCAGCCGCGGAAGCGCCAGCAAAAGCTCCGGCCAGCATCTTGCCCTCAAGGCCGATGTCGAACACGCCGGCTCGCTCGGAATAGAGACCTGCCAGACAGGCCAGCAGAAGCGGCACCGAAACACGGATGGTGGCATCGAGAAGCTGAACCAGAACATCCATCTCAGGCACTCTCGCCCTTGGCCACCGGAATCCCCATCGAGCGTGGGCTGATCGAGGCAAGCACTGCCTGTATGGTCGGTCGGAACATATGCTCCAGCGCACCGGCAAACAGGATAACCAGGCCCTGAATGATGACGATCATATCGCGGCTGATATTGGGCATCTCAAAGGCCAGTTCCGCGCCGCCCTGATAGAGCAGTCCAAACAGGATCGCGGCAGGCACTATGCCGGCCGGATGCGAGCGCCCCATCAGCGCAACGGCGATGCCGACAAAGCCGGCGCCGGCGACAAAATCTAGCGTCATATGGTGCTGGTCGCCCATGATCGGGTTGAGCGCCATCATGCCGGCCAGTGCACCCGAGATCATCATGGTGACGAGAATAATGCGCGTTTCAGAGATACCGGCATAGCGCGCGGCTTTAGGGCTGAAACCGAAAGTGCGGATTTCATAACCGAGTTTGGTGCGCCAGATGAGAACCCAAACGAAAAACGCCATCACCAGGGCCAAAAGGAAT includes:
- a CDS encoding ABC transporter permease gives rise to the protein MDVLVQLLDATIRVSVPLLLACLAGLYSERAGVFDIGLEGKMLAGAFAGASAAAVTGSAWVGLCAAMAISICLALVHGFASITHRGNQIVSGVAINFIAAGSTIILGQAWFRQGGRTPALSGDGRFNPIELPGAEAVREVPVIGTIYTELLSGHSLLVYVAFLAVPFTWWVLFRTRFGLRLRAVGENPAAVDTAGISVPWLRYRAVICTGVLTGLAGAYLSVAQNAGFVKDMTAGKGYIALAALIFAKWKPVPAMFACLLFGFLDAASIRFQGMPWPGIGKVPVQLINALPFILTVILLAGFIGKAIPPRAGGVPYVKER
- the cdd gene encoding cytidine deaminase; this translates as MSPDLFAIARAAMAKAYAPYSKFPVGAAILTDDGRIFAGANVEVASYPEGWCAETTALGHLLMDGGGKITDILVVAQRMQHITPCGGCRQRLAEFATPDARVHLCDQYGITETMTLGALLPRGFRAEVLK
- the upp gene encoding uracil phosphoribosyltransferase — protein: MQGVTVVDHPLVQHKLTIMRDKETSTAGFRRLLREISLLLGYEVTRNLELTTKTIETPMERMEAPTLEGKKLVFASVLRAGNGLLEGLLDLVPAARVAHVGLYRDHDTLQAVEYFFKAPGDLGDRLVIVVDPMLATANSAIAAIDLLKQRGATNLRFLCLLAAPEGLERFIAAHPDVPVFTAAIDRRLNEKGYIVPGLGDAGDRMYGTK
- a CDS encoding purine-nucleoside phosphorylase, giving the protein MKETVDLLVERLNGLAPTVAVVLGSGLGGLVDEMEDAIRIPYSDLPGFPLSGVTGHAGAVVAGRFAGVPVLFLAGRAHYYEHGDAAVMRPVIETLAGIGISKLIVTNSAGSLDPDMPAGSVMLITDHINFSGSNPLFGEPTDRRFVGMTEAYDARLRVAIEKAATDSGTTLHKGVYIWFSGPSFETPAEIRMARVLGANAVGMSTVPEVILGRFYGLRVAACSVITNLAAGMTGGELSHDETKDMAPLGGRQLTTILRAFFQDGAVHG
- the ubiE gene encoding bifunctional demethylmenaquinone methyltransferase/2-methoxy-6-polyprenyl-1,4-benzoquinol methylase UbiE translates to MQDQRTTAAGGMETSFGFRTVEPGGKQPLVNEVFHRVANRYDLMNDLMSGGLHRLWKDAMVTWLNPSKREGWHVLDVAGGTGDIAFRIVEASQRNAHATVLDINGSMLAVGRDRAEKAGLLEYTEFVEANAEELPFAGETFDAYTIAFGIRNVPRIEVALAEAFRVLKPGGRFLCLEFSAVDMPLLDRVYEAWSFNAIPQIGKLVTGDAEPYAYLVESIAKFPNQENFAAMIGRSGFERVSFRNYSGGIATAHSGWKL
- the ubiB gene encoding 2-polyprenylphenol 6-hydroxylase, producing MSSVGAAFRLARAGWVLVREGVVAALPGDQLSGLPRFGWRLARLLARRRALNQERSERLANAVARLGPSYVKLGQFLATRPDVVGNDIALDLALLQDRMETFPKSQAEALVEASLGRALGDLYKSFGEPVAAASIAQVHPAEVLRDGVATKVAVKVIRPGVRRRFHQDLESYFLAARLQERFLPSTRRLRPVQVTETLAQTTRIEMDLRLEAAALSMLGENTREDPGFRVPCVDWERTGGDVLTMEWIDGIKMSNVSAIAEAGHDLKAIAANLVQSFLRHTLRDGFFHADMHPGNLFVDPDGTIVAVDLGISGRLGKKEQRFLAEILYGFITRDYLRVAEVHFEAGYVPRHHSVAAFAQAIRAIGEPIHGQPAETISMARLLTLLFEVTELFDMDARPELVLLQKTMVVVEGVARTLDPAFNMWKTAEPVVGDWIAGNLGPRGILADAHEGGRALLSLARQLPEFAARTERLSRAVDAMAENGMRFDDDTANAIGKAEARHTRSGRIALWVIALTLLWIAVQMS
- a CDS encoding retropepsin-like aspartic protease family protein, whose protein sequence is MLRDIVPLLFLVAASVAVPAVYQSSPFAIQQFLEGPDPDFSSPGAAPAHMAAMTSAVPRAPVSPLGRKALVAADPRDHFVSEFRMNGRRVEAMIDTGATTVAINRSTARNLGISLTPDDFRYEIRTANGVTRAASVLIESIAIGRILIEDVQAAVLEDDALGNTLIGMTFLSRLQKFQIENNTLLLEE
- a CDS encoding adenosine deaminase, with the translated sequence MVLKAELHCHIEGAAAPDLVLKQASKYGVDMSGVIRDGAFVWRDFTEFLAAYDAAASLFRTEEDYARLADHYLTSLAREGCIYAEFFTSPDHAEKSGISPFAYTQALGEGMLRARAKTGIESRMIVTGVRHVGVASIEAAARFAARCGHPLVTGFGVAGDERQGHMEDYVRAFEIAREAGLGITVHAGEFGGWESVEAALDHIRPARIGHGVRAIENADTVRRIADEGVVLECCPGSNIALGVFPDFASHPFNALREAGCKVTLNSDDPPYFWTSLEREYLIGKENFGLDASALTKITRTALEAAFVDRKTKAALLAKLGKTR
- the deoA gene encoding thymidine phosphorylase; its protein translation is MLAQELIRLKRDRLALPAEEIAAFVAGITSGKVGEGQIAALAMAVCLNGMSRAETVALTLAMRDSGKVLDWSDLPGPVTDKHSTGGIGDNVSLVLAPIIAACGAFVPMISGRGLGHTGGTLDKMDAISGYRTDVDIAAFRSAVLDAGCAIVGQSADLAPADRQFYAIRDVTSTVESVALITASILSKKLAAGLQSLVLDVKLGNGAFMSRSRDATELATSLVEVANGAGLNATALVTGMNEPLASAAGNAVEVANAVEFLTGQKRDRRLSEVAMALAAEMLQSSGLAGSHKEGLVQATRALDEGKAAEAFGRMVAALGGPSDFIERCTVYLPRAPVQKTVTAEQAGFVTGVETREIGLAVVELGGGRRQPFDSVDHAVGMTDLVPVGSEVKRGDALAIIHARSDDEAERAAGSVIAAYAIGPSRPPAQKSVLRRVGSRF